A region of Paenimyroides aestuarii DNA encodes the following proteins:
- a CDS encoding GLPGLI family protein: MKTKFLYLLFFTSVCFAQKTTGVVTYEITIGDDPRALLREIDKQTLRNAQKLASEIEFNLYFTSTESYFEISSLPIDYNYFSDLFIESSTQPEYSVYCNLTNKEYTYSFYYEFKSEHYLLKDKANYNWNITAESKSIDNFTVYKAVGTTPDEQKIEAWFAPEIPVAAGPEIYMNLPGLILELQIGYTMYAAKKIEFTNNYTQKIAPITKGKQINEADFLRITNEEVEYYRK; the protein is encoded by the coding sequence ATGAAAACAAAATTTCTTTATTTATTATTTTTTACAAGTGTTTGTTTTGCCCAAAAGACCACTGGTGTTGTAACTTATGAAATTACTATTGGCGATGACCCAAGGGCCTTATTGCGTGAGATTGATAAACAAACTTTACGTAATGCGCAAAAGCTAGCAAGCGAAATAGAGTTTAACCTTTATTTTACGTCCACGGAAAGTTATTTTGAAATAAGTTCATTACCTATTGATTATAACTATTTTTCCGATTTATTTATTGAAAGTTCAACGCAGCCAGAATATAGTGTTTATTGTAATTTAACCAATAAAGAATACACCTATAGCTTTTATTATGAATTTAAATCGGAACATTACTTATTAAAAGATAAGGCCAACTATAATTGGAACATAACTGCTGAAAGTAAAAGTATTGATAATTTTACAGTATATAAAGCCGTAGGTACTACGCCCGATGAGCAAAAAATAGAAGCGTGGTTTGCACCTGAAATTCCCGTTGCAGCGGGTCCTGAAATTTATATGAATTTACCAGGACTTATTTTGGAATTGCAAATTGGCTATACAATGTATGCTGCCAAAAAAATAGAATTTACGAATAATTACACACAAAAGATAGCGCCTATAACAAAAGGCAAGCAAATTAATGAAGCGGACTTTCTTAGAATAACTAATGAAGAAGTTGAGTATTATAGAAAATAA
- the queG gene encoding tRNA epoxyqueuosine(34) reductase QueG produces MTNKEKYTQFIKQKARDLGFSYCGISQATFLEEEAPRLESWLKNNMHGEMNYMENHFDKRLDPRLLVPGAKSVVSLLLNYFPAEQQNPNSYKISKYAYGEDYHFVIKDKLKDLLNFINDEIGAVDGRVFVDSAPVLDKAWAAKSGLGWVGKNNNLIRKTEGSFFFVAELIIDLDLMYDTATTNHCGSCTACIDACPTQAIESPYVVNGSKCISYLTIELKDAIPHEFSGKLDDWMYGCDVCQDVCPWNRFAKPHTEPLFKPKPTLIDYDKQQWNDLTNELFNEIFKKSAVKRTKFSGLMRNIGFLNH; encoded by the coding sequence ATGACTAACAAAGAAAAATATACACAATTTATAAAACAGAAAGCCCGCGATTTGGGCTTTTCTTATTGTGGAATTTCACAAGCCACTTTTTTAGAAGAAGAAGCCCCGCGTTTAGAAAGTTGGTTAAAAAACAATATGCACGGCGAAATGAACTATATGGAAAATCATTTCGATAAACGATTAGATCCGCGATTGTTGGTTCCTGGTGCAAAATCGGTGGTTTCGTTGTTGCTGAATTATTTTCCTGCCGAACAACAAAATCCCAATTCCTACAAAATCTCCAAATATGCCTATGGCGAAGATTATCATTTTGTAATCAAAGACAAATTGAAAGATTTGCTGAATTTTATTAATGATGAAATAGGCGCCGTTGATGGACGTGTTTTTGTAGATTCCGCTCCGGTGCTCGACAAAGCTTGGGCAGCAAAAAGCGGTTTGGGCTGGGTTGGTAAAAACAACAATTTAATAAGAAAAACCGAAGGCTCGTTCTTTTTTGTAGCCGAATTAATCATTGATTTAGATTTGATGTACGATACCGCCACCACCAACCATTGCGGTTCGTGTACCGCTTGCATCGATGCCTGCCCTACACAAGCCATAGAATCGCCTTATGTGGTAAACGGCAGCAAATGTATTTCGTATTTAACCATTGAACTAAAAGATGCCATTCCCCATGAATTTTCCGGCAAGTTAGATGATTGGATGTATGGTTGTGATGTCTGCCAAGATGTTTGTCCGTGGAACCGTTTTGCAAAACCACACACCGAACCCCTTTTTAAACCAAAACCCACCTTGATTGATTACGACAAACAGCAATGGAATGATTTAACCAACGAACTGTTCAACGAAATTTTTAAAAAATCGGCAGTAAAGCGTACCAAATTTTCGGGGTTGATGCGAAATATTGGGTTTTTGAATCATTGA
- the ruvB gene encoding Holliday junction branch migration DNA helicase RuvB — MNEHLNPSNENYSNEEIDVEKKLRPLSFDDFAGQDQVLENLKVFVKAANLRGEALDHTLFHGPPGLGKTTLSNILANELNVGIKITSGPVLDKPGDLAGLLTNLEERDILFIDEIHRLSPVVEEYLYSAMEDFKIDIMIESGPNARSVQINLNPFTLVGATTRSGLLTAPMRARFGIQSRLQYYNIELLSTIVERSATILKVPIDIEAAIEIAGRSRGTPRIANALLRRVRDFAQIKGNGRIDIEISRFALKALNVDQYGLDEMDNKILSTIIDKFKGGPVGLSTLATAVSENAETIEEVYEPFLIQEGFIYRTPRGREVTEKAYKHLGKQNLGKQGGLFNDHE, encoded by the coding sequence ATGAACGAGCATTTAAACCCAAGCAATGAAAATTATTCCAACGAAGAAATCGATGTAGAAAAAAAACTACGTCCGCTCTCGTTTGACGATTTTGCAGGGCAAGATCAGGTATTAGAAAATTTAAAAGTGTTTGTAAAAGCAGCCAATTTGCGTGGCGAAGCTTTAGACCACACCTTGTTCCATGGACCTCCGGGTTTGGGAAAAACAACCTTGTCTAATATTTTGGCAAACGAATTAAATGTCGGTATAAAAATCACTTCTGGGCCTGTGTTGGATAAGCCAGGAGATTTAGCCGGGTTGTTAACCAATCTGGAAGAGCGCGATATTTTGTTTATCGATGAAATTCACCGTTTAAGTCCGGTGGTGGAAGAATATCTGTACTCGGCAATGGAAGATTTTAAGATTGATATCATGATTGAATCGGGTCCCAATGCACGTTCGGTTCAAATCAACCTGAATCCGTTTACATTGGTTGGGGCAACTACACGTTCTGGGTTGCTAACAGCGCCAATGCGTGCACGTTTCGGTATTCAAAGTCGTTTGCAATATTACAACATCGAATTGCTTTCCACTATCGTAGAACGAAGCGCCACTATTTTAAAAGTTCCTATTGATATAGAAGCGGCTATTGAAATTGCGGGTAGAAGCCGAGGAACACCTCGTATTGCCAATGCGTTGCTACGAAGAGTTCGTGATTTTGCTCAGATTAAAGGCAACGGACGTATCGATATCGAAATTTCGCGTTTTGCCTTAAAAGCGTTGAATGTGGATCAATACGGATTAGACGAAATGGACAACAAAATTTTATCTACCATTATTGATAAATTCAAAGGCGGTCCCGTGGGATTATCCACATTGGCAACAGCCGTTTCAGAAAATGCCGAAACAATTGAAGAAGTCTATGAACCTTTTCTTATTCAGGAAGGATTTATTTACCGCACGCCGCGTGGACGTGAAGTAACCGAAAAGGCCTACAAGCATTTGGGAAAACAAAATCTGGGCAAGCAAGGCGGTTTGTTTAATGACCATGAATAA
- a CDS encoding class I SAM-dependent methyltransferase: MNCTLCDTFLMEKADTDYYICTNCNAYLKCDDLYFNEAEEKNHYEQHNNDVNDTGYQNFTAPVTNTIIENCTTEMLGLDYGCGKGPVISKQLLEKGFKVDLFDPYFYPDTSYLNKHYDYIFSCEVFEHFYQPFEELKKLHSILKPKGLLIVKTHLYNHQTDFKNWYYRKDQTHVFIYTFKTFEYIAEHFGFDIVTLTEKLIVLRKRIF; this comes from the coding sequence ATGAACTGTACACTATGCGACACTTTTTTAATGGAGAAAGCCGATACCGACTATTATATCTGCACAAATTGCAATGCTTATTTAAAGTGTGACGATTTGTATTTTAATGAAGCTGAAGAGAAAAATCATTACGAACAACACAATAATGATGTGAACGATACAGGTTATCAAAATTTCACAGCTCCGGTTACTAACACCATTATTGAAAACTGTACAACCGAAATGCTTGGCTTGGATTATGGTTGTGGAAAAGGTCCGGTAATTAGTAAACAGCTTCTGGAGAAAGGATTTAAGGTTGATTTGTTTGATCCGTATTTTTATCCAGACACTTCGTACTTAAACAAGCATTATGATTACATTTTTAGTTGCGAGGTTTTTGAACATTTTTATCAGCCGTTTGAAGAACTAAAAAAATTACACAGCATATTAAAACCAAAGGGATTGTTGATTGTGAAGACGCACCTATACAACCACCAAACCGATTTTAAAAATTGGTATTACCGTAAAGACCAAACGCATGTTTTTATATACACTTTTAAAACCTTTGAATACATTGCGGAACATTTCGGGTTTGATATTGTAACCTTAACAGAAAAATTGATTGTTTTAAGGAAGCGGATATTTTAG